The genomic region GGTATGACAAAATTAATTTTTAATAAAAATAATAATGAAATTATTGGTGGTTCTATTATAGGTACTAATGCAGGTGAATTAATTGGTGAAGTTAGTCTTGCAATTGAAATGGGTTGTAATGTAGAAGATATCGCATTAACTATTCATGCTCATCCTACTTTATCTGAATCAATTGGTTTATCTGCAGAAATTTTTCAAGGAACTATAACAGATTTATTAAATGTGAAATCTAAAAAATAACTTTTTTAAAGTTATCTAATGAAAAGTTTTTTATTAGATAACTTAAAAGTTTTGATAAATGTACAATATTAAAAAATTAATAAATAACTCTAAAAAAATATTTCTTACGAAGACGGAAAAAATTCACGTTTTTCATAACATATCTTTTGTAATTATTATAACTTTACGAAAAATTAACTTTATTTTCAGTTATATTTCTGCCGTAATATATTTCTCTCATTTCTTTCCATAATAAATTAATTATATGAGATTGTTGTTCTTTTTTTAAATCTTGTAAATTAATATTAAATAAATAATTTTTTAAATTAAATTCTCTTAATAACATTCTAGTATGAAAAATATTTTCTTGATATACGTTGACATCGACCATATCATACATGGCTTTTATGTTATCGGACATAAAATTTTGAATTGAATTAATGTCATGATCAATAAAGTGTTTGATACCATTAATATCTCGAGTAAATCCTCTAACACGATATTCAATAGTAACAATATCAGATTCTAATTTATGTATAAGATAATTTAAAGCGTTAAGAGGTGATATAATCCCACATGTTGAAATTTCAATATCTGCTCGAAATGTGCAAATTCCACTTTGTGGATCGCTTTCTGGATATGTATGCACACATATATGACTTTTATCTAAATGAGCAACAACAGAAGATGATATTATATTGTCGTTTAATACATTAATTTTATCTATATTTATTGGTTCTTCACAAACTAAAATAGTTACACTTGCACCTTGTGGTTCATAATCTTGATGAAATATATTTAAAACATTAGCACCAATAATTGAACAAGTTTTTCTTAGTATTTTAGTTAATCGAATAGCATTATACTGTTCATCAATATAAGAAATATAACCGTTACGTGAATCATTAGTATTCGCATAGCAAATATCATAGATACAAAAACTTAGGCTTTTAGTTAAATTATTAAAGCCATATAATTTTAGTTTTTGCAATTTAATTATTCTCCTATGAAAGGATTTTAATTTTTGTCTAATTCATTAATAATATATTCAGGCAAATAAAAACTGCTGATATGAATTTTAGCATTATAGTAATTAAAAGCTAATTTTGCATTTTTTATACGTGATTGTAGGTTTTTGAGAGTGTTTTTACGATATTCTATATTGTTAGTACCCCATGCAAACATCATTATTCCTCCATAATAAGTTGGAATAGTTGCATGATAAAAACTTGTGTCATGAAAGTGTTTTTTTAAATTTTTTAAAGTCAGAAAAGTTTCTTTTTTTTGTAAAAAAAACACACCATTTTGTGCCACAAAAATACCATTCTTATCAAGACAATTTTTACAGTTTAAGTAAAATTTTGATGAAAATAAATTTTTTCCATATTTTATAGGATCTGTTGAATCTGATATAATTAAATCAAATTTTTCTTTGGTTTTGTTTGTAAAGTTTAAACCATCGTCAATAATTAATTTTAAACGTGAGTCTTTATAAGAATTTTTACTATGATTAGGAAAAAATTTTTTACATATATCAATAATTTCATGATCAATTTCAACCATAGTAATATTTTCAATTGTTTTATGTCTACATACTTCGCGTAGTATACCTCCATCTCCTCCTCCTATTATTAAGACATTTTTTATTAACCCATGAGAAAATACAGGAATATGAGTTAACATTTCATGATATATAAATTCATCTTTTTCAGTTGTTTGAACAACGTCATCTATTACCATAATGTTACCAAAAAAAGAATTCTTGAATATCATTATTTCTTGATAATTAGTTTTTTTTTTATATAATAGTTCGTCAATTAAAAAATGTTGTCCAAAATGACAATAAAGTTTTTCATGCCATATTTTTTTGCAATTCATGGTATTATTTTTTTATCCTATAAAATATAACGTTATAGATTTTTTGTATTAATACAAAATTCTAAGTATATTGTGATAATAGATTTTTTTATTAAATTATTTAAAAGAAGGAAAGTGATTTTATCGAAATAAATTAATTTTTAAAATTTATCTAATATCATTAATTAAAAAAATTTTAAAAAATATTTTCGATAAGATTATCAAAAAAATTATAATAATACTAACTTTTATTACTTTGATTTATATACTTTTTATATTTTTACTATATTTTCTAAAATTATTTTTACTATTTGAAAAGATCGAAAAGATGCAGTACTAATATTTTTTTTAAAATTTACAGTTGCGTTGACATCAGATAAATCAGAAATAGTTTTTATGCAAATTAAAGGAATTGTAAATTGATAACACACTTGTGCTATTGCGGCTGATTCCATATCAACAGCTACTGCAGAAGGAAATTGATTTTTTAATTTTTTTATAGATAAATTGTTATTAATAAAAGTATCTCCACTAATTATTAGTCCTGTATTAAATGTTAATTTAATTTTTTTAGTAATATTTTTTATATATATATATATATCTTTTTTTATTAAAAAATTTTGTGGATATTTAGGTATTTGCCCTAGAGAATAACCAAAATTTGTTAAATTTACATCGTGATAACATATTTTTTTTGGAATGACAATATCGCCAACATTTAATGATGTAATTAAACTTCCGGCGGATCCACTATTAATAATAATGTCTATTTTATACAAATTGATAAGAATCATACATGCTATGCTAGAAGAAACTTTACCTATTCCTGATTTTACTAAAAAGATATTATTTTTTTTAAAAATACTTATATAAATTTTACAATTTCCAATTTTTTTTTTTGTGTATGGAAACATCATGTTTTTTAATGTTTTAATTTCTTGATTGATTGCGCCTATTATTCCAATTTTCATATTCTTATCATGTATATTGAATTATTAAAATTATTGTGTTATTGATATATTTTTCAAATGCTAAATGATGAACCACATCCACATGTATTTTTTGCATTCGGATTAGATACTATAAATTTAGAACCTTCTAGGTTTTCTAAATAATCGATTTTACCTCCATATAAATATTGAGCACTAATAGGATCAATCACTAATGATACATTGAATTGATTTATTATGATATCATCTTTGGTTACTTTGTCGTCAAAAATAAATTGATATTGAAAACCACTACATCCACCTCCACTAATATATATTCTTAACTTTAAGTTATTATTTTTTTTTGTTTTGATAAAATCATTTATTTTATTCGCTGCTTTTTCAGTAAAACTAATATAGTTTTTATATTTATTTTTCATTCTTATTCTTAGAATACATAAAATGTTTATTTTAGCATAAATAAATATTTTTTATATATTTTATATGTTTTATTGTTTAAAAATTAGCCCATGTACCAATAAATTTTTTTGTTATTGGCACAGGCTATTAAGATACAAAGATAATTCATCAATACTTAATTGGAATTTTTTTAAAAATACGTTTTTGTGATACAAAGAGATTAATCTGATCTTTTACGAAGAAAAGATGGAATATCTAAATATTCCGGTTCTTTGTGTGTTTTATTTTCTGTTTTTGTTTTTTCTTGGTTTTTTGTTATTTTATCTATTTTTTTTGGGGAAATATTTAAATATTGATATCGGTAATCCATTAATAATTCTCTAGATGATTTATTTTTTATCTGATTAATATCTGAATTTTTTTCCATTCCAATACCTGTAGCAACAACTGTTACTCTCAGAGTATCATTCATATCGGGATCTAAAGAAGTTCCTATAACTACTGTTGCATTATCAGAAGAGAAAGATCTAATAGTATTTCCTACTGTTTCAAATTCATCTAATTTCAAATCAAACCCAGCAGTAATATTAACTAATACACCGCGTGCACCAGACAAATCTATATCTTCTAATAAAGGACTAGATATAGCAATTTCGGCAGCTTCTTCTGCACGATTTTCTCCTGATGATATACCAGTTCCCATCATTGCATATCCCATTTCTAACATGACAGTACGTACATCAGCAAAGTCTACATTCATTAAACCAGGTCTAGTAATCAACTCGGCAATACCTTGTACAGCTCCTTTTAAAACATTATTCGCAGCACTAAAAGCATCAAGTAAAGAAATACCCCGATTGAGTACTTTTAATAATTTATCATTAGGAATAGTAATTAAAGAATCTACATATTTTGATAATTCTATAATGCCTTGTTCTGCTACAATCATTCTTTTCTTACCTTCAAAATTAAAAGGTTTTGTAACTACAGCAACAGTTAAAATACCTAATTCTTTTGCAATTTCTGCAACTACAGGTGCAGCTCCAGTACCTGTCCCTCCACCCATTCCAGCAGCTATAAAAACCATATCGGAACCATCTAAAGCAGATTTTAATAATTCTTTATCTTCTTCTGCTGAAGTACGGCCAATTTCTGGATTAGCTCCTGCACCTAATCCTTTTGTGATGTTGTTACCTATTTGTATGGTTTGCTCTACCTCTATTTTTCTTAAGGCCTGTGCATCAGTATTAACTGAAAAAAATTCAACTCCTTCGATACGTTCTCTAACCATATGTTCAACTGCGTTTCCACCACCACCTCCAACACCAATGACTTTAATTATTGCGTTGTTGCTTGCTTCTAAAGGTTCCAACATAATTTGTTTCCATTATCTATCATTTATTTATAGAGTTTTAAGTATATTTAATTGTTTTTAAAATTCTTTTTTAAACCAATTATTAAGTTTTTTGAACCATTTTTCAAAAAAAGAAAGTTGTTTTTGTTTTTTTTCAATATTTATATAAAATTCTTTTGCATAATGTAATAAGCCAATTACTGTAGCATAATCTGGTTGACTTATGTTTTCTATTAAACCAGAAATATTCAAAGGTTTAGCAATACGTACTTTTTTATTAAATACTTTTTCTGAACAATCAGTTAAATATGGAATATTTGATCCACCTCCCGTTAATACTATACCACTAGATAATTGATATTTTTCTCCTTGTTTATGAAGTTTTTTTTGTATATTAAAAATTTTATCTTTTACTAAATTTAGTAATTCAATATATCTTGATTCAATAACTTCTATCAACGCATCTTGTTGTAAAATTTTTTGGAAATTACTGTTGATATTAGAGCAATCAATATTTTTAGAGGACCCTAAAGAAGGTTTTATTACAGATCCATATTGCATTTTTATTTTTTCTGCATTAAAATCAGACGTATTAAAAGCATATGAAATATCACTAGTGACAATATTTCCTGCATATGGAATAACTTGACTATGTTGTATATAACCATCGATATAAATAGTAAAATCTATCGTTCCTCCTCCTATATCAATCATACATACACCTAGTTTACGTTCATCTTTATTTAAAACAGCTTTGCTTGAAGCAAGACCTGAAAAAATCATTTGATCAACTTTTACATCACATCTTTCTATAGCTTTAACAATATTTTTTGCTATATTTTGATCACAAGTAATTAAATGTACCTTTACTTGCATGCGTACTCCAGATAGTCCTATAGGATTTTTAATTCCAGATTGTTGATCAATTGAATATTCTTGAGGAATGACGTGTAATATATAATGTTCATTTGGAATTTGAACGGATTTTGCAGTATGGATTACATTTTCTATGTCTTCTTTTGTCACTTCATCTTCAGAAATCGGAACTATACCTATTTCATTTTGACAGTGTATATATTTGTTAGATAAAGAAAGATATACAGAAGTAATATGACAGTCAGCCATAATTTCAGCTTGATTAATAGATTCGCGTATACATGTAACAATTTTATCTAAATTGTTAATTCTTCCTTTATCAATTCCCTTTGATAAACATATTCCATATCCAATGATTTTCAATGTATTATCTACTAATATTTCTCCCACCAAAGTGACAACTTTAGTAGTGCCAACTTCTAAACCGACTACTAACTTTCTATCTTTTGATATAATCATTGTTCTTTGGCCTGTACTTTATTACTTTAGTTATTACTTTTTAATCAAACACAATGTTATTGTTTTTGATGTTTATGCTATAATAAAATTTGATAATTTAAAAAATTTTTAATTTATTTAATAATTTTTTGAACCATTATCTTTTGATATTAATAGTTTTATTTTATTATTTATCAGATAAAATTTAACAAGTTTTACTTGGATAGTTGTTTTTAGATTTCTTTAAGTTTAAAATTAATAAAACTAGTTCATCAAATGATATTCCACTTGCTTTAGCTGCCATTGGAACTAGACTACGATGAGTCATACCAGGTATAGTATTTACTTCTAGTAACCAAAATTGATTTTTTTCATCTAATATAACATCAACTCGTCCACATCCTTTGCAGTTTAATGTTTTCCATGCTAATAGTGCTATTTTTTTTAGTGTTGTTTCTTGCGCTATGTTTAATCCACTAGGACATGAATATTGAGTAGAAAAAGATTGGTATTTAGCATTATAATCATAGAAATTATTGTTTGTATAAATACGAATAATTGGTAATATTTCGTTGTTTAAAATAGATATCGTATATTCTTTTCCTTTTATAAATTTTTCAATTAAAATATCATCATTATAACTACACACAATATTAATGGCATTACTCAATTCTTTTATACAAGATACTAAAGTAATTCCTATGCTCGATCCTTGATTATTTGGTTTTATCAAAATAGGAAATCCTAGTTTTAATATTTTTTGTATTATAGAAGAACTCAACAGTTTTGAGTTTTTTTTTTAATATAAACATCAGGTATTGTGGGTAAATTACAAGATTTCCATAGTAATTTAGTTCTAAATTTATCTATAGATATTGCAGAAGCCATAATCCCACTTCCAGTATAAGGTATATTGAGATATTCGAGAACTCCTTGAATACTCCCATCTTCACCCCCTTTTCCGTGTAACATAATATATACTTTGTCAAACTGTTCTTTTTTTAAATTACAAATAGACGTATTACGTGTATCAATTGCGTGTGCATCAAAACCAGATTTTATTAGACTTTGGAGTATAACATTTCCTGATTGTATTGAAATTTCTCTTTCAGAAGATGTTCCACCAAATAAGACTGCTATTTTTTTTTTCATTGTGTTTTTTCTTTTATTGGTAAATTAATATTTTTTTCATAATTGTATCTATATTTCCTGCTCCTTGTATTAAAATAACATCATTGCCTGTTACTTTAGAAAGAAGTGTAGTCATAATGAAATTGTTATTAGAAATTAATGTTATATCAATTTTTCCAGATTTTTTTATATCTTGGTACAGTGAATAACTATTTGCTCCAGATATAAATTTTTCGTTAGCAGAATATACATTTAATATTAAAAGAGTATCAACTGTTACTAAAACTTTAATAAATTCATAATATAAATTATATGTTCTCGTATATCTATGAGGTTGAAATATCATTATTAAATTTTTTTTTGGCCAACTTGTTCGTATTGTTTTAATAGTTTCAGAAAGCTCCGTAGGATGATGTCCGTAATCATCTATGAGTATAGAATTTTTATTATTAATGTTATCTTTTGTGATTGAAAGATATCCAAGATATTCAAATCTTCTCGCAGTTCCTTGAAAATTTTTTAGTGTTTTAATTATATCTTCAGTTTTTAATCCCTGACTTAAAGAAAAAGCAACAGCGGCAGCTGCATTTAATGCGTTATGTTTACCTGGTATATTTAATTTGATACTTAATTTTATCTTTTTGTTAACAATTAATGAAAAAAATCCAAGAAAAGAATGTTGTCGATAACAGAGAATGCGAATATCTGCGTTTTTATTAAATCCATATGTTATAATTTGACATTTTATTTTGGAAAAAATATTAGGAATAGGAAAATTATCTATGCATATTATCGCTATTCCATGTATTGGTATTTTTTTTAAAAATTTTAAAAACGTTTCTATTAATTGTTGCAAACTATTATAGTGATCCATGTGATCTGATTCAATATTTGTTACGATAGCTATCGTTGGATTTAAATACAGAAATGAAGCATCACTTTCATCAGCTTCTACAATAAAGTATCTAGAAGAACCTAGTGTAGCATAAGAGTTTATAGATTTTATTAATCCACCGTTAATGCAAGTAGGATTTAATCTACTTCTAATACAGATATCTGTAATCATTGAAGTAGTAGTAGTTTTTCCATGTGTACCTGAAATGGCTATGCCAGTTTTAAATTTCATTAATATTTGAAGCATTTCTGCTCTTAATAATATAGGAATATTATATTTTTTAGCAGAAGTAATCTCTGGATTGTTTGATAAAACAGCGCTAGATTTAATAACAAAATCAGAATTTTTAATATTTTTTTTAGAGTGTTTAAAATATATATTAGCTCCTAAGTTAATTAATGTATCTGTAACAGCATTTTTCAATAAGTCAGATCCGCTAATGTTATAACCCAATTTTAACAAAATTAAAGCAATACCTCCCATTCCTGTACCACCGATACCAATAAAATGGATATTTTTTATTTTTTTTTTGTTATAAACAAAAAAATTAATATTTTTTATGTCATTGACATTCATATTTTTATCTTTTAAGATTTAATTTTTAATTTTCAATTTATTTTAATATTTTTTAAAATATAATATTGACTATTCATTAATAGTATCGTGAATAATTTCAGAAATTTTTAATATTGAATCGCGAATTCCTAAAGAATAAGATTGTATTGCCATTTTTAACAGAGTTTCTCTGTTTAACTGATTAATTATATTAATGATTAATGTTGTATTTAAATATTTTTGATCGATGATTTTTGCGGCACCAATACTTTCAAGTTCTTGTGCATTTTTGTGTTGTTGTTTGTCTTTATGTGGGTATGGTATAAAAATTGCTCCTAATCCTACTACAGATATTTCACTGACAGTGAGAGCTCCGGAACGACAAATAATTATGTCTGCCCATTCATATGCAGAAGCTATATTTGTAATAAAAGAAACAATAATACTTGAATTTAATCCTAATTGTTTATATTTTTTTTTGGTTTTTTTAAATTCGAAATTTCCAGATTGATGCCAAACAATAATTTTTTCTTTTAACAAACAAGCGACTTCTGGTAAAATTGTATTTAATATTGAAGCTCCTTGACTCCCTCCAACTACTAATACTCGAATAGGTCCCTCCCTGTTTTTAAAACGGTTTTTAGGTGACGGAATGTTTATTATATTTTCACAAATTGGATTTCCTACTAGTTCTGCATTTTTAAGTGATCCAGAATAAGCCTGCATATTTTTTGTAGATATTTTAGATAGCCATTGATTAGTAAGACCAGCAATTTTGTTTTGTTCATGTAAAATAAATGGAATTTTGGAGCACCAAGCGGCGATTCCTCCTGGACCAGATACGTATCCTCCCATACCTAATATAATGTCTGGAGACCAATTTTTTATTATTTTTTTTACTTTCCAAAAAGATTTTAATATATAAATTGGACAGAAAATTAAGTTTTTTAAACTGGCATTACGTAATCCTTTAATTTCAATAAAATGTATTTTTATTCCATGTTTTGGAATAATTTCAGCTTCAATGTTATTTTTCGTACCAATCCAATTGACATTCCAGCCCATTTTTATTAAAAATTTTGCTATAGTTAAAGCTGGAAAAACATGACCTCCACTGCCACCTGACATAATGATTATTTTTTTTGAAATCATTTCACCTCTTTAGGAAAATCTTGTGATCTTCTTAATCTAATTTCGAAGTCTATTCTTAATAAAAAAAAAATAGCTATTGAATGAATAATTAAACTTGAGCCACCATAACTAATTAGTGGCAAAGTTAATCCTTTAGTAGGTAATATACCAGTTACTGCGCCAACGTTAATTAATGTTTGAAATCCAATCCAAATTCCAATAGAGCAGGCTAAGAATCCTGAAAATATTTGTTTTTTTTCTAATGCTTTTTTTCCAATATACATAGCACGAAAAGAAATGATAAAAATCATTAAAAGTATAAAAAAAGCACCAATATAACCTAATTCTTCCCCGATAATAGAAAATACAAAATCACTATGTGCGTCAGGTAAGTAATCTAATTTTTGTATCGAATTTCCTAATCCTTGACCGAAAAAATTACCTCTTCCTAATGCCATTAAAGATTGTGTTAATTGATAGCCATTGCCAAAAGGATCTTTCCACGGATCCCAAAAAGATGATATTCTTCTCATGCGATAAGGTTCTACTAGGATTAATAAAAAAACCGTTATTGTACTGATAAGTGTAATTATTAAAAATTGTCTTATTTTAGCACCAGAAAGAAATAAAATTGACAAACTAGTAAAAAAAATAACAATAACACTTCCCAAATCAGGTTCAGCCAGCAATAAAGCAGACTCGATTATAATGATGCTGATAGGTTTGAAAAACCCCCAAAAATTATTGCATACTTCTTTTTGTTTACGTGATAAATAACTAGATATATAACAAAAAGATGAAATCTTACATATTTCTGAAGGTTGTATGTGCACAAACCCTATTTTTATCCATCTATAAGATCCACGTGTTGAATGACCTATTAACAGTACAAATATAAGTAATAGAATTGAAATAATTAACATTAATTTACTTTTTTTTTTCCAAAAAATAATTGGTGTACGTAAAAAAATAAAAGATAAAGCAAAGATTAAAAAGAAATAAAATATTTCTCTTTTTACAAAAAAAAATGGATCTTGGTATAAATTTTGACCTATAGGAATAGATGTCGAGAGAACCATAATCAATCCGATTACAGATAAACTTAAACTTAACCAAACTAATACACGATCATATAATATGATATATGAGTTTTTCATATTGAATTTTTTATAT from Buchnera aphidicola (Diuraphis noxia) harbors:
- the speD gene encoding adenosylmethionine decarboxylase produces the protein MIKLQKLKLYGFNNLTKSLSFCIYDICYANTNDSRNGYISYIDEQYNAIRLTKILRKTCSIIGANVLNIFHQDYEPQGASVTILVCEEPINIDKINVLNDNIISSSVVAHLDKSHICVHTYPESDPQSGICTFRADIEISTCGIISPLNALNYLIHKLESDIVTIEYRVRGFTRDINGIKHFIDHDINSIQNFMSDNIKAMYDMVDVNVYQENIFHTRMLLREFNLKNYLFNINLQDLKKEQQSHIINLLWKEMREIYYGRNITENKVNFS
- the speE gene encoding polyamine aminopropyltransferase, producing MNCKKIWHEKLYCHFGQHFLIDELLYKKKTNYQEIMIFKNSFFGNIMVIDDVVQTTEKDEFIYHEMLTHIPVFSHGLIKNVLIIGGGDGGILREVCRHKTIENITMVEIDHEIIDICKKFFPNHSKNSYKDSRLKLIIDDGLNFTNKTKEKFDLIISDSTDPIKYGKNLFSSKFYLNCKNCLDKNGIFVAQNGVFFLQKKETFLTLKNLKKHFHDTSFYHATIPTYYGGIMMFAWGTNNIEYRKNTLKNLQSRIKNAKLAFNYYNAKIHISSFYLPEYIINELDKN
- a CDS encoding 5'-methylthioadenosine/adenosylhomocysteine nucleosidase, coding for MKIGIIGAINQEIKTLKNMMFPYTKKKIGNCKIYISIFKKNNIFLVKSGIGKVSSSIACMILINLYKIDIIINSGSAGSLITSLNVGDIVIPKKICYHDVNLTNFGYSLGQIPKYPQNFLIKKDIYIYIKNITKKIKLTFNTGLIISGDTFINNNLSIKKLKNQFPSAVAVDMESAAIAQVCYQFTIPLICIKTISDLSDVNATVNFKKNISTASFRSFQIVKIILENIVKI
- the erpA gene encoding iron-sulfur cluster insertion protein ErpA, which encodes MKNKYKNYISFTEKAANKINDFIKTKKNNNLKLRIYISGGGCSGFQYQFIFDDKVTKDDIIINQFNVSLVIDPISAQYLYGGKIDYLENLEGSKFIVSNPNAKNTCGCGSSFSI
- the ftsZ gene encoding cell division protein FtsZ, which encodes MLEPLEASNNAIIKVIGVGGGGGNAVEHMVRERIEGVEFFSVNTDAQALRKIEVEQTIQIGNNITKGLGAGANPEIGRTSAEEDKELLKSALDGSDMVFIAAGMGGGTGTGAAPVVAEIAKELGILTVAVVTKPFNFEGKKRMIVAEQGIIELSKYVDSLITIPNDKLLKVLNRGISLLDAFSAANNVLKGAVQGIAELITRPGLMNVDFADVRTVMLEMGYAMMGTGISSGENRAEEAAEIAISSPLLEDIDLSGARGVLVNITAGFDLKLDEFETVGNTIRSFSSDNATVVIGTSLDPDMNDTLRVTVVATGIGMEKNSDINQIKNKSSRELLMDYRYQYLNISPKKIDKITKNQEKTKTENKTHKEPEYLDIPSFLRKRSD
- the ftsA gene encoding cell division protein FtsA produces the protein MIISKDRKLVVGLEVGTTKVVTLVGEILVDNTLKIIGYGICLSKGIDKGRINNLDKIVTCIRESINQAEIMADCHITSVYLSLSNKYIHCQNEIGIVPISEDEVTKEDIENVIHTAKSVQIPNEHYILHVIPQEYSIDQQSGIKNPIGLSGVRMQVKVHLITCDQNIAKNIVKAIERCDVKVDQMIFSGLASSKAVLNKDERKLGVCMIDIGGGTIDFTIYIDGYIQHSQVIPYAGNIVTSDISYAFNTSDFNAEKIKMQYGSVIKPSLGSSKNIDCSNINSNFQKILQQDALIEVIESRYIELLNLVKDKIFNIQKKLHKQGEKYQLSSGIVLTGGGSNIPYLTDCSEKVFNKKVRIAKPLNISGLIENISQPDYATVIGLLHYAKEFYINIEKKQKQLSFFEKWFKKLNNWFKKEF
- the murC gene encoding UDP-N-acetylmuramate--L-alanine ligase, giving the protein MNVNDIKNINFFVYNKKKIKNIHFIGIGGTGMGGIALILLKLGYNISGSDLLKNAVTDTLINLGANIYFKHSKKNIKNSDFVIKSSAVLSNNPEITSAKKYNIPILLRAEMLQILMKFKTGIAISGTHGKTTTTSMITDICIRSRLNPTCINGGLIKSINSYATLGSSRYFIVEADESDASFLYLNPTIAIVTNIESDHMDHYNSLQQLIETFLKFLKKIPIHGIAIICIDNFPIPNIFSKIKCQIITYGFNKNADIRILCYRQHSFLGFFSLIVNKKIKLSIKLNIPGKHNALNAAAAVAFSLSQGLKTEDIIKTLKNFQGTARRFEYLGYLSITKDNINNKNSILIDDYGHHPTELSETIKTIRTSWPKKNLIMIFQPHRYTRTYNLYYEFIKVLVTVDTLLILNVYSANEKFISGANSYSLYQDIKKSGKIDITLISNNNFIMTTLLSKVTGNDVILIQGAGNIDTIMKKILIYQ
- the murG gene encoding undecaprenyldiphospho-muramoylpentapeptide beta-N-acetylglucosaminyltransferase: MISKKIIIMSGGSGGHVFPALTIAKFLIKMGWNVNWIGTKNNIEAEIIPKHGIKIHFIEIKGLRNASLKNLIFCPIYILKSFWKVKKIIKNWSPDIILGMGGYVSGPGGIAAWCSKIPFILHEQNKIAGLTNQWLSKISTKNMQAYSGSLKNAELVGNPICENIINIPSPKNRFKNREGPIRVLVVGGSQGASILNTILPEVACLLKEKIIVWHQSGNFEFKKTKKKYKQLGLNSSIIVSFITNIASAYEWADIIICRSGALTVSEISVVGLGAIFIPYPHKDKQQHKNAQELESIGAAKIIDQKYLNTTLIINIINQLNRETLLKMAIQSYSLGIRDSILKISEIIHDTINE
- the ftsW gene encoding cell division protein FtsW, with protein sequence MKNSYIILYDRVLVWLSLSLSVIGLIMVLSTSIPIGQNLYQDPFFFVKREIFYFFLIFALSFIFLRTPIIFWKKKSKLMLIISILLLIFVLLIGHSTRGSYRWIKIGFVHIQPSEICKISSFCYISSYLSRKQKEVCNNFWGFFKPISIIIIESALLLAEPDLGSVIVIFFTSLSILFLSGAKIRQFLIITLISTITVFLLILVEPYRMRRISSFWDPWKDPFGNGYQLTQSLMALGRGNFFGQGLGNSIQKLDYLPDAHSDFVFSIIGEELGYIGAFFILLMIFIISFRAMYIGKKALEKKQIFSGFLACSIGIWIGFQTLINVGAVTGILPTKGLTLPLISYGGSSLIIHSIAIFFLLRIDFEIRLRRSQDFPKEVK